The Scyliorhinus canicula chromosome 17, sScyCan1.1, whole genome shotgun sequence DNA window gatgaatcactgaatctcctcccacaatcagagcaggtgaatcaagtgtgaactcgctggtgtctccgcagtgtggatgatGTTTGAAACCTCTTtctgcagtgagagcagctgaacagttctcctcagtgtgaatacgCTGGTGGGACATCAGTAGCTGAGAGCTTTTGAAAcccatgaagttaaaactcaccactattcttagaattccccctataccaaaaaaaaggtcgatattctaaatggtgaacagggattctcactccctgactccgatgcaggcttctgtgggtgctattcaggtcaaactatcttctcaagttatcccccggtataacccataccttcaccgaagaattttacctacttaccccttaatagcatcgatgtcctgggtcctgcgttattaaggaagtgaagtaagctaataaccactttttcaggttgttatttttattattatattttttcttttaaaagctgcaaacactttctttacagaaaggaaaaaagatcttgcttctggctgctgctggttggttgtacagaccttcagtcccaccttgacaatcgatcttcttaaaatctggtcttcttgagttgtattcgctggtgaactcggttgctgtgtcctgtctttcccatgcaccgagctgtgagagctggctctggctctgctcctgtttaaattctagtcttccttagatgtataactgtttaaactcggctgcttgccttgtatttcccatgaccgagctctctctctctgagttctcctccccttctctcctgttgctgttgctcttctgcttctgctccctgggtttatattctctttcgaagagttattaagttttaacgactttattgtaaatgagcttgtttcactttgatagtttaaaagtatctttgatgtaaacattttactacaactaattattcattttgggcatatcgtctcctctcagatctgattaaaaaatgctttggtttcaatagttaacttttatttctgtgatttcgaatcgtttaattttccaattgtccccagctcataactttgcctttgattttgacttaaatgatgtttctcgtagacaggtcgtctccaatttcttttaattgacttgatgttcgtagaattttacactttaaaattgacaccaaattctactgggcatcttccatcctttccagctgtttactaagagagtttatttcaattaaggtgtgaaactttgcttttagctgtatgctaaaatttaacttggttatgacttgaaagacttgcctgttttaaacattcgtcacttaatgcaattgaaactctcatccatgctttttcagatgcttcctgagatagttacattccatgaaggtatgagccattgttttagcttaccacatgaaacctgtgtgtttgctaagcctgtttgtgagcaagaatctgcattttacaaccctgctctttgaagctgctatgaaacttttgtgggatctttccctgtatcctctcaaaccagatattgccagacttccatgtttcaaatgacacatttttctgtattttcaagaacacccctcccacagtcggagcatttaaagggtctctcattggtgtgagtgacattgtggcTAAGCAAGTGATGACCGAGTGATTCTTTTCCCAGTCGGAGAGGTGAACGGGCTCTCCCCGGTGTGACCTCACTCGTGTTTCATCAGGTTGGATGAGGTTCTAAagctctttgtgcagtgagagcagctgaacggtctctcctcagagTGAATGTGCTGGTGGGACATCAGTAGCTGAGAGCTTTTGAAACCCCTCctgcagtcagagcatttaaagggcctgctattggtgtgagtgacattgtgtTTCAGCAGGCGGATAATTCAATGAATCCCatatcacacacagtgcagatCAACAGCTTCTACccggtatgaactcgctggtgcctctgcaggtggtgtaactgagtaaatcccttatcacacacagtgcagctgaatggcctctccccggtgtgaactcgctggtgtctctgcaggttgccaatgtcagtgaatctcttttcacactgagagcatgtgaaaggcctctctccagtgtgaactcgtttgTGTCTCCGCAAGTTGCCAATGTCAGTGAATCTCTtttcacattgagagcaggtgaaaggcctttccccagtatgaactcgttCGTGTTTCCGCAGGTTGCCaatgtcagtgaatcccttttcacactcggagcaggtgaaaggcctctccccagtgtgaactcgttcgtgTTTCCGCAGGCTGCTaatgtcagtgaatcccttttcacactgagagcaggtgaatggcctctctccagtgtgaactctcttgtggctctgcaggttggatgactgagtgaatcccttcccacagtcagagcagatgaacggcctctccccagtgtgaactctctggtgtccctgcaggctggataactgagtgaatcccttcccacagtcagagcaggtgaacagcctctccccagtatgaactcgttcgtgtctccgcaggttgccaatgtcagtgaatcccttttcacactgagagcaggtgaaaggcctctctccagtgtgactgcgttgatgcctTGCCAGCTCGCACGGGGctgtgaatcccatcccacaatcctcacatttccatggtttctccatgatcCGGGTGATCTTGCGTCTCACCGCGTTGgacgatcagttgaagcctcgtccacacagaaCACCGATAcagtctctccctgctgctgAATGGTGCAGTATTTTtttaggctgtgtaactggttaaagctctttccacagtcagtgctctgtaaCAGTCTCacacgggtgtgtgtgtctcggtgcttttccagacacactgatgtttaaaatctcttgaagcagacagaatagacaaacatttctccttctagattcaaaggccgatgatccCAAGAATTGAGTGACTCAGTCAGTTCTTGACGTGATATTTAGTTTGAGATATCGGCCTCGAACTCCTCTCGTTCAAACTTCCTGCGAACAGATTTTACAATAGTAATcattgtcagtacaggatagaaactcagaacagacaattctagtttctatcgaacattctttcctctctctttccctgaaATGCTCTAAATctcaatcccacacactctccctccattctcactctgctgtacctaatattcaccctcccaattctcctgaaggtgctgattcaggctgattggcAGATccaagctcactgcttcctgtcctggacacagagacctgAAAATCTTCATGCAGGCTGCCAGACAGATATATGTCTATATTACTGGATGAAAAATGTGTGTAATATACAGACTGTATTCATTTACTTTCCCTCCCAattttcctgaaggtgctggtCAACAAATCTAAACTCACTAAAACATGTACAAGAGGAGAGAATCTCCATATCAGGACATTTACTGATTAGAGATGGGGAAATTCTGAGGAAGAATTTATTTAGTCATGGAGTGGACATGACAGGGAACTCACTGCCCACAAGGGTTGTGGAAGTCGAGATGATCAATAATTCAAAATAAAATAGGATGGTCACTTGAAGAAAATAAACTTTCAGGGGAACAGGGATATcgaggggaatgggactgactggattgctgtaCAGAGAGTCAGCATTGACTTGAGTTCCCAAATGGATTCTGTCAGTGCTGCAATGACTgtatgactggaaatatataatgtaGCTACAGTACTATATTACAACTCTAGAAATAATAATACATATATTTTATTACAGAACCATCAATAATAGATATAATACATACCATATAACAACACTAAACATATCTCTGTCTGATATTAAATTTATTTGAGGAgttgagaatggtgctgaacattgtgcagtcatctgcaaacatctccacttctcaccttatgatggaagggagatcattggcgaagcagctgaagatggttctgAAGATGGACatcactcctgcagtgatgtcctggagctgagatgattgacctccaatcatcatagaatttacagtgcagaaggaggccattcggcccatcaagtctgcaccggctcttggaaagagcaccctacccaaggtcaacacctccccctatcccaataaccccacccaacactaagggcaattttggatactaaggacaatttatcatgaccaattcacctaacctgcacatctttggactgtgggaggaaaccggagcacccggaggaaacccacacacacacggggaggatgtgcagactccacacagacagtgacccaagctggaatcgaacctgggaccctggaactgtgaagccattgtgctatccacaatgctaccgtgctgcccaatcagcacaaccatcttcctttgtgccaggtatgactccaaccagtggagagttctccctgattcccattgactccagtttagctggggctccttgatgccatactcggtcaaatgctgcattgatgtcaagggcagtcactttcacctcacttctgtcattcagctctttcgtccaagtttgaactaaggctttaatgaggtcaggggctgagtgaccctggcagaacccaaactgagcgtccgggagcaggttattgcagaATATGTGCCACTTAATAGCAactttgatgactccttccactactttgctgatgatggacagtAGACCTACAGAGAAGgaattggctgagttggatttgccctgtttactgtccccttaaatgtcagtcatctcctggggaaaccagccctttaattgtaaacattgggaaagagaccatccttttagccagacaaataaatgtgtcaagctgagggagcaaaggatgtcaatgtatttaagagagagagagagacctgggccaacctttcccgagtctgcatcctccctggattcacttcctttcccttcagttgctgcaagtgaccaattgaaagtgagaatgagaaaagaaatggaaagggggagaaaagaaagtgtttgactcacagatgttggagacaggaggaggtttaAGTCTGTGTTCAGCTCAAGCTCATTCAGGGTTGGAGGAACA harbors:
- the LOC119951370 gene encoding oocyte zinc finger protein XlCOF6-like; its protein translation is MEKPWKCEDCGMGFTAPCELARHQRSHTGERPFTCSQCEKGFTDIGNLRRHERVHTGERLFTCSDCGKGFTQLSSLQGHQRVHTGERPFICSDCGKGFTQSSNLQSHKRVHTGERPFTCSQCEKGFTDISSLRKHERVHTGERPFTCSECEKGFTDIGNLRKHERVHTGERPFTCSQCEKRFTDIGNLRRHKRVHTGERPFTCSQCEKRFTDIGNLQRHQRVHTGERPFSCTVCDKGFTQLHHLQRHQRVHTG